A single region of the Phalacrocorax carbo chromosome 4, bPhaCar2.1, whole genome shotgun sequence genome encodes:
- the LOC104050052 gene encoding alcohol dehydrogenase class-3 isoform X2: MAGGAIKCKAAVAWEAGKPLCLEEVEVAPPKAHEVRIKIVATAVCHTDAYTLSGADPEGCFPVILGHEGAGIVESIGEGVTKVKPGDTVIPLYIPQCGECKFCKNPKTNLCQKIRITQGKGLMPDGTSRFTCKGKQIYHFMGTSTFSEYTVVADISVAKIDAAAPLDKVCLLGCGISTGYGAAINTAKVEPGSTCAVFGLGGVGLAVIMGCKTAGASRIIGIDLNKDKYAKAKEFGATECISPQDFKKPIQEVLVEMTDGGVDYSFECIGNVGVMRSALEACHKGWGVSVIVGVAAAGQEISTRPFQLVTGRTWKGTAFGGWKSVDNVPKLVTDYMSKKIKIDEFVTHTLPFDKINEAFELMHTGKSIRTVLKF, encoded by the exons ATAGTTGCCACTGCTGTCTGTCACACAGATGCCTATACTCTGAGTGGTGCTGATCCTGAAGGATGTTTCCCTGTGATCTTGGGTCACGAAGGAGCAGGGATCGTAGAGAGCATTGGGGAAGGAGTAACAAAAGTAAAGCCGG GGGACACTGTTATCCCTTTATATATCCCCCAGTGTGGAGAGTGCAAGTTCTGTAAGAATCCTAAAACAAATCTGTGCCAGAAGATAAG AATTACTCAAGGGAAAGGACTCATGCCTGATGGTACCAGCAGATTCACCTgcaaaggaaagcagatttACCACTTCATGGGGACTAGCACCTTCTCCGAGTATACTGTGGTGGCTGATATCTCAGTAGCCAAGATAGATGCTGCAGCACCTCTCGATAAAGTGTGCCTGCTGGGTTGTGGAATCTCTACTGGCTACGGGGCTGCTATTAACACTGCTAAG GTGGAACCTGGCTCTACGTGTGCTGTCTTTGGTTTAGGAGGAGTTGGGCTGGCAGTTATTATGGGCTGTAAAACAGCAGGAGCATCCCGGATCATTGGCATTGACCTTAACAAGGATAAGTATGCCAAAGCCAAAGAGTTTGGAGCTACTGAGTGCATTAGCCCTCAAGACTTCAAGAAGCCCATACAGGAGGTGCTGGTCGAGATGACAGATGGTGGCGTGGACTACTCATTTGAGTGCATTGGCAATGTTGGAGTCATG AGGTCTGCCTTGGAAGCCTGCCACAAAGGCTGGGGAGTCAGCGTGATAGTCGGAGTAGCTGCTGCTGGTCAGGAGATCTCCACACGGCCATTCCAGCTAGTAACTGGGCGGACATGGAAAGGGACCGCGTTTGGAG GCTGGAAGAGCGTAGACAATGTACCAAAACTGGTGACTGACTACATGTCCAAAAAGATCAAGATTGATGAATTTGTGACTCACACCCTGCCTTTTGACAAAATTAATGAGGCTTTTGAGCTTATGCATACAGGAAAGAG caTTCGAACAGTCCTAAAGTTTTAG